A genomic stretch from Falsibacillus albus includes:
- a CDS encoding small, acid-soluble spore protein L — MSKKNHTNRGNKHSGVSPQGYAEDTEFAQEPKSKLENAAKKATKK, encoded by the coding sequence ATGAGCAAGAAGAATCACACCAATAGAGGCAATAAGCATTCTGGCGTTTCGCCTCAAGGCTATGCGGAAGACACCGAATTTGCACAGGAACCGAAGAGCAAGTTGGAAAATGCAGCAAAAAAAGCAACGAAAAAATAG
- a CDS encoding divergent PAP2 family protein produces the protein MNKGVYTAFISIIAAQALKIPIHYVKSSQWNWKMLFQTGGMPSSHSAGVASLTTFIGLKKGIPAIEFALSLIFGLIVMYDAQGIRRQTGELTLKVNDLDELIRKIHEKDPVAVEQTSHTRLKEMLGHQPEEVLGGALLGSAIGWMGHNLSKKDRKNRRFKVR, from the coding sequence ATGAATAAAGGAGTATATACAGCTTTTATCAGCATCATTGCTGCACAGGCGTTAAAGATACCCATTCACTACGTAAAGTCAAGTCAATGGAACTGGAAAATGCTTTTTCAAACTGGGGGTATGCCGAGTTCCCATTCCGCAGGGGTCGCTTCCTTGACAACTTTCATCGGTCTTAAAAAAGGAATACCTGCTATTGAATTTGCTCTATCCTTAATATTTGGATTAATTGTCATGTATGATGCACAAGGTATTCGCCGACAGACAGGAGAGCTGACATTGAAAGTGAATGACTTGGATGAACTGATCAGGAAAATACATGAGAAAGACCCGGTTGCCGTTGAACAGACAAGCCACACGAGGCTGAAAGAAATGCTCGGGCATCAGCCTGAGGAGGTTCTGGGCGGTGCATTGCTGGGCAGTGCCATCGGCTGGATGGGTCATAATTTGTCGAAAAAAGATAGAAAAAACAGAAGATTTAAGGTAAGATAA
- a CDS encoding DUF6123 family protein: MKKNLSLEDFLLDLQDKGFKFEEDAIGFIYFGKRSTEASDQMVKAAIEITLKTQKSFDASFYVSLLETLIEHKIQTRYHALDYVRKIGLLA, translated from the coding sequence GTGAAAAAGAATCTATCTCTTGAGGACTTTCTGCTTGATTTACAAGACAAAGGCTTTAAATTTGAAGAAGATGCGATCGGCTTCATTTATTTCGGGAAACGTTCCACGGAGGCATCCGATCAAATGGTGAAAGCGGCAATCGAAATCACTTTAAAGACACAAAAGTCCTTTGATGCCAGTTTTTACGTTTCCCTTTTGGAAACATTAATCGAGCATAAAATTCAAACCCGCTATCATGCCCTTGATTATGTAAGAAAGATCGGGCTGCTGGCTTAA